In the genome of Pseudomonas sp. HS6, one region contains:
- a CDS encoding ABC transporter permease, with protein MEHQSLTQPVGAGDVRPARGVSPTARAWFFLTPSMLFLGVLIAASLLVLRMSVGTKGAEWSGFSLASYAQLLEPYYLKSLLLTLRLALISAVIAVVLAIPVAYTMSRLTSPFVRRIFLAAVLLPLLVNLLLQSYGWLVILGPGGMLNQTLMGLGLIKRPIMLLYNQNGVLMGLVQTAFPLAVLPIASAMRGVARSYEEAAATLGASRFQVFRQVVLPMSLPGIITGATLVFAYNASSFVVPLLLGGRRVPMLAVMVHDQIAPLMNWPAASAAGVVLIVTTLAIMTLSEYVTGRRRRLLEASQ; from the coding sequence ATGGAACATCAATCCCTGACCCAACCGGTCGGCGCGGGTGACGTGCGCCCGGCGCGCGGTGTTTCGCCGACTGCACGGGCGTGGTTTTTCCTCACGCCGTCGATGCTGTTTCTCGGCGTGCTGATTGCCGCCAGCCTGCTGGTGTTGCGCATGAGCGTCGGCACCAAGGGCGCGGAGTGGTCCGGTTTCAGCCTGGCCAGTTACGCCCAGTTGCTCGAACCCTACTACCTCAAATCGTTGCTGCTGACCTTGCGTCTGGCGCTGATCAGCGCGGTGATCGCGGTGGTGCTGGCGATCCCGGTGGCGTACACCATGTCGCGCCTGACCTCGCCATTCGTGCGGCGGATCTTCCTCGCGGCGGTGCTGTTGCCGTTGCTGGTCAACCTGCTGCTGCAAAGCTACGGCTGGCTGGTGATCCTTGGCCCCGGCGGCATGCTCAACCAGACCCTCATGGGCCTCGGTCTGATCAAGCGTCCGATCATGTTGCTGTACAACCAGAACGGCGTATTGATGGGCCTGGTGCAGACCGCGTTTCCGTTGGCGGTGCTGCCGATTGCCAGCGCCATGCGCGGCGTCGCCCGCAGCTACGAAGAAGCTGCCGCGACGCTTGGCGCCAGCCGTTTTCAGGTGTTCCGTCAGGTGGTGTTGCCGATGAGCCTGCCGGGGATCATCACCGGCGCGACGCTGGTGTTCGCCTACAACGCCAGCAGCTTCGTGGTGCCGTTGTTGCTTGGTGGTCGACGCGTGCCGATGCTCGCGGTGATGGTGCATGACCAGATTGCCCCGCTGATGAACTGGCCTGCCGCGTCCGCCGCCGGTGTGGTGCTGATCGTTACCACGCTCGCCATCATGACCTTGTCCGAATACGTCACCGGCCGCCGTCGCCGTCTGCTGGAGGCTTCGCAATGA
- a CDS encoding ABC transporter substrate-binding protein, which produces MGEHDLNRRQFIKTVGVASVAAAAMSMPFIRASASDTRFAGKTLRLLTWSDDTGLAALRNIAATFEAKTGAKVIADRTGSTSEMVAKLKAGGDRPQYDIITLAGVGAEGLAAAGLLEKPDLNRIPNLVDVPEKYRTGANGHGIGYLLWCNSLVYSTRTQKEAPDSYAALWDADLAPNIFLPPPNWTEAMDLIIIAAKLAGGDEHNIEPGFKKLAELKDRVVTLGENPNQIAELFRTGSLDMGGLYAPAFFPKQIRDPNYGLGATFGMKEGFYTDLMLSVMPKNRPGDTDLAYAFIDHSLDPLVQGKMAEDIFNGPVNAKAIISAEARKSPFILTPEQIAEKAIMHDNAFLATVHDQWIRRYTEIFSS; this is translated from the coding sequence ATGGGCGAGCACGATCTGAACAGGCGTCAATTCATCAAAACCGTCGGCGTGGCCTCGGTGGCTGCGGCGGCCATGAGCATGCCCTTCATCCGGGCCAGTGCCAGCGACACCCGCTTTGCCGGCAAGACCCTGCGCCTGTTGACCTGGTCCGATGACACGGGCCTCGCTGCACTGCGCAACATCGCTGCGACCTTCGAAGCCAAGACCGGCGCCAAAGTGATTGCCGACCGCACCGGCAGCACCTCGGAAATGGTCGCCAAACTCAAGGCCGGCGGTGATCGTCCGCAGTACGACATCATCACCCTGGCCGGCGTTGGTGCCGAAGGTCTGGCCGCTGCCGGACTGCTGGAAAAACCCGATCTCAACCGCATTCCCAATCTGGTCGACGTCCCGGAAAAATACCGCACCGGGGCCAACGGTCACGGCATCGGTTACCTGCTGTGGTGCAACAGTCTGGTCTACAGCACCCGCACCCAGAAAGAAGCGCCGGACAGTTACGCCGCACTGTGGGACGCCGATCTGGCACCGAATATTTTCCTGCCGCCGCCGAACTGGACCGAGGCCATGGACCTGATCATCATCGCCGCCAAACTGGCCGGTGGTGACGAACACAACATCGAGCCGGGCTTCAAGAAACTCGCGGAGTTGAAAGACCGCGTGGTGACCCTGGGCGAAAACCCCAACCAGATCGCCGAGCTATTCCGCACCGGCTCCCTGGACATGGGCGGCCTGTATGCCCCGGCGTTTTTCCCCAAGCAGATCCGCGATCCGAACTACGGCCTCGGCGCCACGTTCGGCATGAAGGAAGGTTTCTACACCGACCTGATGCTCTCGGTGATGCCGAAGAACCGTCCGGGCGACACCGACCTGGCCTACGCCTTCATCGATCACTCCCTCGACCCGCTGGTGCAGGGCAAGATGGCCGAAGACATCTTCAACGGCCCGGTCAACGCCAAGGCGATCATCTCCGCCGAAGCGCGCAAGAGCCCGTTCATCCTCACGCCGGAGCAGATCGCGGAGAAGGCGATCATGCACGACAACGCCTTCCTGGCGACCGTGCATGACCAGTGGATTCGTCGCTACACGGAAATCTTTTCTTCCTGA
- a CDS encoding ABC transporter permease — protein sequence MSALIKKRQSLLPGDTGKFAGILSGIILFLAVLPILTMIVMSFSGASNLDFPPSSYSLQWYKAAWHTFVSPDASDVLSLGQAMGTSLLVACLTMIFATLIAVPAAYALTRCEFRGKGVALQLMSLPLVFPMVVLGLALLLVFDSLPFHMTTSRLVIAHVILALPFVVKNCTAAMLSIGSEVEEAAQMLGASPLRAIVDVVVPLMKSGILAGMLLAFIVSFNEFTVTYFLYTIDVMTVPIWMYSRTVSSLDPTVFSFAVLIVLIDFVLIWALEKLVGEGGVSF from the coding sequence ATGAGTGCCTTGATCAAGAAGCGTCAGTCGTTGTTGCCGGGCGACACCGGCAAGTTCGCCGGCATCCTGTCCGGGATCATTTTGTTCCTGGCCGTGTTGCCGATCCTGACCATGATCGTGATGTCGTTCAGCGGCGCATCGAACCTCGACTTCCCGCCGAGTAGCTACAGCCTGCAGTGGTACAAGGCGGCGTGGCACACCTTTGTCTCGCCGGACGCCAGCGATGTGCTGAGCCTCGGCCAGGCCATGGGCACCAGTTTGCTGGTGGCGTGCCTGACGATGATTTTCGCCACGCTGATCGCGGTGCCGGCGGCTTACGCGCTGACCCGTTGCGAGTTCCGTGGCAAGGGCGTGGCGCTGCAATTGATGTCGCTGCCGCTGGTGTTTCCGATGGTGGTACTGGGGCTGGCATTGCTGCTGGTGTTCGACAGCCTGCCGTTCCACATGACCACCTCGCGACTGGTGATTGCCCACGTGATTCTGGCGCTGCCGTTCGTGGTGAAGAACTGCACGGCGGCCATGCTTTCCATCGGCAGTGAAGTCGAAGAGGCCGCGCAGATGCTCGGCGCGTCGCCATTGAGGGCCATCGTCGACGTGGTGGTGCCGTTGATGAAGTCGGGGATTCTGGCGGGGATGTTGCTGGCGTTCATCGTCTCGTTCAACGAGTTCACCGTGACCTATTTCCTCTACACCATCGACGTCATGACCGTGCCGATCTGGATGTACAGCCGCACCGTGTCATCGCTCGACCCTACCGTGTTCTCGTTTGCCGTGCTGATCGTGCTGATCGACTTCGTCCTGATCTGGGCGCTGGAGAAGCTGGTCGGTGAGGGCGGCGTTTCCTTCTAG